A window of Thermodesulfovibrionales bacterium contains these coding sequences:
- the rpsO gene encoding 30S ribosomal protein S15, translating into MSLEKERKQTLIGEYKIHEKDTGSPEVQIAILSERITYLTEHFKAHKNDHHSRRGLLKLVSQRRSLLDYLKGKNKERYEKVVERLGLRR; encoded by the coding sequence ATGTCACTTGAAAAGGAAAGGAAACAGACGCTCATAGGCGAATACAAGATTCACGAAAAGGATACGGGCTCACCGGAGGTTCAGATAGCAATTCTGAGCGAGAGGATAACCTATCTCACCGAGCATTTTAAGGCCCACAAGAATGACCACCATTCTCGCCGCGGACTCTTGAAGCTTGTCAGCCAGCGGAGAAGCCTCCTGGATTATCTGAAAGGCAAAAACAAGGAACGCTACGAAAAAGTTGTAGAGCGATTAGGGCTCAGGAGATAG
- the pnp gene encoding polyribonucleotide nucleotidyltransferase — protein MTTVEVDVRGKALSIETGEIAKQSDGSVVIRYGDTVLLATAVANKKIKEGLDFFPLTIDYQEKTFSAGKIPGGYFKREGRPTEKEVLTSRLIDRPIRPLFPKGFLSETQGIVSVLSYGEENVSDVLGITGMSAALVISDIPFEGPVAGVRVGLLNGELIINPALSELENLELNIVVAGTEDAVLMVEGGASEVSEKILLDAIEFAHSEIKRIVAVQKELRALVGRPKRTVVEKTVDEELQRSVREYALERIKEHIMIPGKQRRQEALDILLDATLKHFEADEKGLTKDIADIFFDIEKDLVRRMIIDDGIRSDGRRPDEIRQITSRVGFLPRAHGSALFVRGETQALVAVTLGTADDEQKIETLEGETYKTFMLHYNFPPFSVGEVKPLRSPGRREIGHGALAERAMKPVIPSKEAFPYTIRVVSDILESNGSSSMATVCGSTLALMDAGVPIKAPVAGIAMGMIQEGSKTVVLTDILGLEDHLGDMDFKVTGTEAGITAFQMDLKTGGVSKDVMAKALEQARQGRLFIIGKIKEALSAPRENLAPHAPRIYTMQIDKEKIREVIGTGGKVIRGIIEQTGVKIDINDAGIINIASADESSAEKAINIIKGIIAEAELGAIYHGKVKRIMDFGAFVEILPGTEGLLHISQIAEKRIAKVTDELQEGDEVLVKVIEIDKMGRIRLSRKEAMREREGR, from the coding sequence ATGACTACAGTAGAGGTTGACGTTCGAGGCAAAGCACTATCGATTGAAACAGGAGAAATAGCGAAACAATCAGACGGTTCTGTTGTTATCAGATACGGTGATACCGTACTTCTCGCCACGGCAGTTGCTAACAAAAAGATCAAAGAGGGCCTTGATTTCTTTCCCCTTACCATAGATTACCAGGAGAAGACCTTTTCAGCCGGAAAAATACCCGGCGGATACTTCAAACGCGAGGGAAGACCGACGGAAAAAGAGGTACTCACTTCCCGCCTCATAGACCGGCCGATACGACCGCTCTTCCCAAAGGGTTTTCTGTCCGAGACACAGGGCATCGTCTCTGTCCTCTCCTACGGCGAAGAGAACGTATCCGATGTCCTCGGGATAACAGGAATGTCAGCGGCTTTGGTCATTTCTGACATCCCCTTTGAGGGGCCCGTTGCGGGCGTGAGGGTCGGCCTCCTGAACGGTGAACTGATCATCAATCCCGCCCTTTCGGAATTGGAGAACCTTGAACTCAATATTGTCGTTGCAGGTACGGAAGATGCCGTTCTGATGGTCGAGGGAGGCGCGTCGGAGGTATCGGAAAAGATCCTCCTCGATGCCATTGAATTTGCCCATTCCGAGATCAAACGGATTGTGGCAGTCCAGAAGGAGTTGAGGGCTCTCGTCGGCAGGCCGAAGAGGACCGTCGTCGAGAAGACAGTGGACGAAGAACTCCAGAGGAGTGTCCGGGAATACGCCCTCGAACGGATCAAAGAGCACATTATGATTCCGGGAAAGCAGCGTCGCCAGGAAGCCCTCGATATTCTCCTGGATGCAACGCTGAAGCATTTCGAGGCTGATGAGAAGGGGCTCACCAAGGACATCGCAGATATCTTCTTTGACATAGAGAAAGACCTTGTACGGAGGATGATTATCGACGATGGCATACGGTCGGACGGCAGGAGACCCGATGAGATTCGACAGATAACATCGCGCGTCGGCTTCCTTCCGAGGGCCCATGGTTCGGCCCTCTTTGTGAGGGGTGAAACGCAGGCCCTCGTTGCGGTCACTCTCGGCACTGCCGATGATGAACAGAAGATCGAGACCCTGGAAGGAGAGACGTATAAGACCTTCATGCTTCACTACAATTTTCCGCCCTTCAGTGTCGGTGAAGTGAAACCGTTGCGGTCTCCCGGTAGACGTGAGATCGGCCACGGCGCCCTCGCCGAGCGTGCGATGAAACCGGTGATACCTTCGAAAGAGGCTTTCCCCTATACGATACGGGTTGTCTCCGATATCCTGGAATCGAATGGGTCCTCTTCCATGGCGACGGTCTGCGGCTCGACCCTCGCGCTCATGGATGCGGGAGTGCCGATCAAGGCCCCCGTTGCCGGTATAGCCATGGGAATGATCCAGGAAGGCAGCAAGACTGTTGTCCTTACCGATATCCTCGGTCTTGAGGATCATCTCGGCGATATGGATTTCAAGGTCACGGGGACAGAGGCAGGGATCACGGCATTCCAGATGGATTTGAAGACAGGCGGTGTCAGTAAGGACGTTATGGCCAAGGCCCTCGAGCAGGCGCGGCAGGGAAGACTCTTTATTATCGGAAAGATTAAGGAGGCCTTGTCAGCACCACGGGAAAATCTTGCCCCCCATGCCCCGAGAATCTATACCATGCAGATCGACAAAGAGAAGATCCGCGAGGTTATCGGGACGGGAGGGAAGGTAATCCGGGGTATCATAGAGCAGACAGGCGTCAAGATAGACATCAACGATGCAGGAATCATCAATATAGCCTCTGCCGATGAATCCTCAGCAGAGAAGGCTATCAATATCATTAAAGGCATTATCGCTGAGGCTGAGTTGGGCGCCATTTACCACGGCAAGGTGAAGAGGATTATGGACTTCGGCGCCTTTGTCGAGATCCTTCCGGGGACAGAAGGACTCCTCCATATATCGCAGATTGCCGAGAAGAGGATCGCGAAGGTTACCGACGAGCTCCAGGAGGGAGATGAGGTACTCGTCAAGGTGATCGAGATCGATAAAATGGGAAGAATCAGGCTCAGCAGAAAAGAAGCGATGAGGGAAAGGGAAGGAAGATAA